From a single Halogeometricum sp. S3BR5-2 genomic region:
- a CDS encoding zinc-binding dehydrogenase has translation MSAEMTAYVIEEYGDPDVFQRTTVDVPEPGPEEIRVDVAASSVNPVDYKIRQGAIPDFTPEFPATLHCDVSGVVDAVGEDVDRFEEGDEVYGMPGGAGRQGSLADYTVGHAGTFADAPESIPLEDAAALPVVALTAFEMLTDKTETEEGDNLLVYGASGGVGHIGVQLADHLGATVTATASTEDKREFAEELGADATVDYTKTDVETYVEEYADGVGFDTVFDPVGDDHLQTSFEAVRPFGTVLSTESSSTQDLSAMHQKSLELGVVLVILPVLLGEYQERVGDELEQIASLVDEGAIKPAISARFAFSDVIDAHETAEEDDLRGKIVLVNDA, from the coding sequence ATGTCTGCGGAGATGACCGCCTACGTTATCGAGGAGTACGGCGACCCGGACGTGTTCCAGCGAACCACCGTCGACGTGCCCGAACCCGGCCCCGAGGAGATTCGCGTCGACGTGGCCGCCTCCAGCGTCAACCCCGTCGACTACAAGATTCGACAGGGAGCCATCCCCGACTTCACCCCGGAGTTCCCGGCGACGCTCCACTGCGACGTGTCGGGCGTCGTCGACGCCGTCGGCGAGGACGTCGACCGGTTCGAGGAGGGCGACGAGGTGTACGGGATGCCCGGCGGCGCCGGTCGGCAGGGGTCGCTCGCGGACTACACCGTCGGCCACGCCGGGACGTTCGCCGACGCGCCCGAGTCCATCCCCCTGGAAGACGCCGCCGCCCTCCCCGTCGTCGCCCTCACGGCGTTCGAGATGCTCACCGACAAGACCGAGACCGAAGAGGGTGACAACCTCCTCGTCTACGGTGCCAGCGGCGGCGTCGGCCACATCGGCGTCCAACTCGCGGACCACCTCGGCGCCACCGTGACCGCGACGGCCTCCACCGAGGACAAACGCGAGTTCGCCGAGGAACTCGGCGCGGACGCCACCGTCGACTACACGAAGACGGACGTGGAGACGTACGTCGAGGAGTACGCGGACGGCGTCGGCTTCGACACCGTCTTCGACCCCGTCGGCGACGACCACCTCCAGACGTCCTTCGAGGCGGTGCGACCGTTCGGCACCGTCCTCTCCACGGAGTCGAGTTCGACGCAGGACCTCTCGGCGATGCACCAGAAGTCCCTCGAACTCGGCGTCGTCCTCGTCATCCTGCCCGTCCTCCTGGGAGAGTACCAAGAACGCGTCGGCGACGAACTGGAGCAGATAGCCTCGCTCGTCGACGAGGGAGCGATAAAGCCCGCAATCTCCGCGCGCTTCGCGTTCAGCGACGTCATCGACGCGCACGAGACGGCCGAGGAGGACGACCTCCGCGGGAAAATCGTGCTCGTCAACGACGCGTAA
- a CDS encoding aldo/keto reductase: MTPPTTTLPSGDELPMVGIGTWDIDGDTVRDSVRAGLDAGYGHVDTAEGYRNESEIGDVLADYDREDVFLTSKVLPKNLNYDSVIDSCRQSLDRLGTDHLDLYLIHWPNPAVSLRETLNAMATLHEEGMVKNVGVSNFSAYQLSCAQHISDVPIAVNQIEYHPWNTQDDVVEHCRETDTVVEAAAPLGRTEVFEDETVQEIAEEYEKSAPQIILKWAVENDVVVLPKSSSPDHVRSNLDLFDWSLDEEDKQRIDDIEREKVVYDTPAREWTGDTYGISK, from the coding sequence ATGACACCACCGACGACGACGCTCCCGAGCGGCGACGAACTGCCGATGGTCGGCATCGGCACGTGGGACATCGACGGCGACACCGTACGCGACTCCGTCCGCGCGGGACTGGACGCCGGGTACGGCCACGTCGACACCGCCGAAGGCTACCGCAACGAATCGGAGATAGGCGACGTCCTCGCCGACTACGACCGCGAGGACGTGTTTCTCACCTCGAAGGTGCTGCCGAAGAACCTCAACTACGATTCGGTTATCGACTCCTGTCGGCAGTCGCTCGACCGGTTGGGAACCGACCACCTCGACCTCTACCTGATTCACTGGCCCAACCCGGCCGTCTCGCTCCGCGAGACGCTGAACGCGATGGCGACGCTCCACGAAGAGGGGATGGTGAAGAACGTCGGCGTCTCGAACTTCAGCGCCTACCAACTGAGCTGTGCGCAGCACATCTCCGACGTCCCCATCGCGGTCAACCAGATAGAGTACCACCCGTGGAACACGCAGGACGACGTGGTGGAACACTGCCGCGAGACGGACACCGTCGTCGAGGCGGCCGCCCCCCTCGGGCGGACGGAGGTGTTCGAGGACGAGACGGTTCAGGAGATAGCCGAGGAGTACGAGAAGTCGGCCCCGCAGATAATCCTGAAGTGGGCCGTCGAGAACGACGTGGTCGTCCTGCCGAAGTCCTCCTCCCCGGACCACGTCCGGTCGAACCTCGACCTGTTCGACTGGTCGCTCGACGAGGAGGATAAACAACGAATCGACGACATCGAACGCGAGAAGGTCGTCTACGACACGCCCGCGCGCGAGTGGACGGGCGACACCTACGGCATCTCGAAGTAG
- a CDS encoding PadR family transcriptional regulator — translation MHDLTGFQRDLLIVVAGLDEPHGLAIKDELEEYYEKKIHHGRLYPNLDTLVEKGLVEKGTVDRRTNSYATTRRGRRELDARQQWEGRYLTGTSSP, via the coding sequence GTGCACGACCTCACCGGATTTCAGCGCGACCTGCTCATCGTCGTCGCCGGTCTCGACGAACCGCACGGACTCGCCATCAAGGACGAACTCGAAGAGTACTACGAGAAGAAGATCCACCACGGCCGACTCTATCCGAACCTCGACACGTTGGTCGAGAAGGGATTGGTCGAGAAGGGGACGGTCGACCGGCGGACCAACTCCTACGCGACGACGCGGCGGGGACGGCGGGAACTCGACGCCCGACAGCAGTGGGAAGGGCGGTACCTGACCGGTACGTCTTCGCCGTAA
- a CDS encoding TatD family hydrolase: MDTHYPTKRPTDAAFRTGEAPEPFPPELTNVPWIDIHNHAHTLSWNEREQFALSGCQGMVMMAAAYYWTPYKPVAPEDVRYLWDDALNRLPQIRRSHVFDAKLGVGIHTGARVEDYEELLDVMPEYCALEEVAAVGEIGITASQHVSAWPLEDQKEVMRRQMEIAADHDLPAVVHTPPDLEDVDIPYRKRGTIPGYELDMSYQQEPVLEAEDVKRAATELDVELAGEAGLAEEQVVLSHADRGIAPYVLEDTDCYLSFTVSYPWLLGVTPRDVAEVVQEYGPERVLVETDSAGILRSDVFSFKRTIFELYRMGLDVDTIRQVVYENPQQVLGA; encoded by the coding sequence ATGGACACCCACTACCCGACGAAGCGACCGACCGACGCAGCGTTCCGGACCGGGGAGGCCCCCGAGCCGTTCCCGCCGGAGTTGACGAACGTCCCGTGGATAGACATCCACAACCACGCGCACACGCTCTCGTGGAACGAACGCGAGCAGTTCGCGCTGAGCGGGTGTCAGGGGATGGTGATGATGGCGGCCGCGTACTACTGGACCCCTTACAAGCCGGTGGCCCCCGAAGACGTGCGGTATCTGTGGGACGACGCGCTCAACCGCCTCCCGCAGATACGGCGCTCGCACGTGTTCGACGCGAAACTCGGCGTCGGCATCCACACGGGTGCGCGCGTCGAGGACTACGAGGAACTGCTGGACGTCATGCCAGAGTACTGCGCGCTGGAGGAAGTCGCCGCCGTCGGCGAAATCGGAATCACCGCCTCCCAGCACGTCTCGGCGTGGCCGCTCGAAGACCAGAAGGAGGTGATGCGCCGCCAGATGGAGATAGCGGCCGACCACGACTTGCCCGCCGTCGTCCACACGCCGCCGGACCTCGAAGACGTGGACATCCCGTACCGAAAGCGCGGGACCATCCCGGGCTACGAACTCGACATGAGCTACCAGCAGGAACCGGTCCTCGAAGCCGAGGACGTCAAGCGCGCGGCGACGGAACTCGACGTCGAACTGGCCGGGGAGGCCGGACTCGCCGAGGAGCAGGTGGTGCTGTCGCACGCCGACCGGGGAATCGCCCCCTACGTGCTGGAGGACACCGACTGCTATCTGAGTTTCACCGTAAGCTACCCGTGGCTGCTCGGCGTGACGCCCCGCGACGTCGCCGAAGTCGTTCAGGAGTACGGACCCGAACGCGTCCTCGTGGAGACGGACAGCGCCGGCATCCTCCGCAGCGACGTCTTCTCGTTCAAGCGGACGATATTCGAGCTCTACCGGATGGGACTCGACGTCGACACCATCCGACAGGTCGTCTACGAGAACCCTCAGCAGGTGCTCGGGGCGTAG
- a CDS encoding VOC family protein, producing MGEIGGIHHVTAFASDAQENLDFFRKVLGLRFVKRTVRFDIPEKIYHLYYGDEAGSAGSIVTFFPIEDMEQGSIGKGGLSGCGLVIPEGSVDYWTDRLEDHGVEHVVTERFDETAIEFTDPDGTPFELVTGESDIDPWDGGDVPAEHGICGLHSVTVHSNDPAGTFRALETMDWTRVGRQDYPQAGDRVRYQAPGDGTGAEFVDVLVRPNAPQGVMGTGTFLHVAFDAGEKWEQKEWSNRFRDEGLITTSRKDRDYFWSMYFTEPGGAVFEFATTGPGVTLDEDVDELGENLKVPDWLDVDVDYIDEQLPDITLD from the coding sequence ATGGGAGAAATTGGCGGTATCCATCACGTGACCGCGTTCGCGAGCGACGCGCAGGAGAATCTGGACTTCTTCAGGAAGGTGCTCGGGCTACGGTTCGTCAAGCGGACCGTCCGCTTCGACATCCCGGAGAAGATATACCACCTCTACTACGGGGACGAGGCGGGGTCGGCGGGGTCGATTGTCACGTTCTTCCCCATCGAGGACATGGAGCAGGGCTCCATCGGCAAGGGCGGACTCAGCGGGTGCGGGCTGGTCATCCCGGAAGGGTCGGTCGACTACTGGACGGACCGCCTCGAGGACCACGGCGTCGAACACGTCGTCACGGAGCGGTTCGACGAGACGGCTATCGAGTTCACCGACCCCGACGGCACCCCGTTCGAACTCGTCACCGGGGAGTCCGACATCGACCCGTGGGACGGCGGCGACGTGCCGGCCGAGCACGGCATCTGCGGTCTGCACAGCGTGACGGTCCACTCGAACGACCCGGCGGGCACGTTCCGTGCGCTGGAGACGATGGACTGGACGCGCGTCGGGCGGCAGGACTACCCGCAGGCGGGCGACCGCGTCCGGTATCAAGCGCCCGGCGACGGAACGGGCGCCGAGTTCGTCGACGTGCTCGTCCGGCCGAACGCGCCGCAGGGCGTCATGGGGACCGGGACGTTCCTCCACGTCGCCTTCGACGCCGGCGAGAAGTGGGAGCAGAAGGAGTGGAGCAACCGGTTCCGCGACGAGGGGCTGATAACCACCTCCCGGAAGGACCGCGACTACTTCTGGTCGATGTACTTCACCGAACCCGGCGGAGCGGTGTTCGAGTTCGCGACCACCGGACCGGGCGTGACGCTCGACGAGGACGTCGACGAACTGGGGGAGAACCTGAAGGTCCCGGATTGGCTCGACGTCGACGTCGACTACATCGACGAGCAACTGCCGGACATCACGCTCGACTGA
- a CDS encoding TetR/AcrR family transcriptional regulator yields MDSSAESGSSAETREAIMEATFRALSEHGYNDLRMRDIGEEFEMSRTLIHYHYDGKHDLISAFLEYVIEQYEGSVRVEEDADPLTELNARIDQCLFGPEFDSDFGHWERMKVYHELFSQAQHNDRHREVFNDHYAAIRDSITQVIERGIDEGAFRPVDAEETAQFVTDVIHAARARRISLGHEDAPEQARRSVHQFVLASLLEPEFVVSSRRGDVGPE; encoded by the coding sequence ATGGACTCGTCGGCCGAATCCGGTTCTTCTGCGGAGACGAGGGAGGCGATAATGGAGGCGACGTTCCGAGCGCTCAGCGAACACGGGTACAACGACCTCCGGATGCGGGACATCGGCGAGGAGTTCGAGATGAGCCGAACGCTCATCCACTACCACTACGACGGGAAGCACGACCTCATCTCCGCGTTCCTGGAGTACGTCATCGAGCAGTACGAGGGCAGCGTGCGCGTCGAGGAGGACGCCGACCCGCTGACCGAACTGAACGCCCGTATCGACCAGTGCCTGTTCGGCCCCGAGTTCGACAGCGACTTCGGCCACTGGGAGCGGATGAAGGTGTACCACGAACTGTTTTCGCAGGCCCAGCACAACGACCGGCATCGCGAGGTATTCAACGACCACTACGCCGCCATCCGCGACAGCATCACTCAGGTCATCGAGCGCGGCATCGACGAGGGCGCCTTCCGTCCGGTCGACGCCGAGGAGACGGCGCAGTTCGTCACGGACGTCATCCACGCCGCCCGCGCGCGACGCATCTCGCTCGGCCACGAGGACGCCCCCGAGCAGGCGCGCCGAAGCGTCCACCAGTTCGTCCTCGCGTCGCTGCTCGAACCCGAGTTCGTCGTCTCCTCGCGACGGGGGGACGTCGGTCCCGAATAG
- a CDS encoding Rieske (2Fe-2S) protein, producing the protein MDDGTRIASVDDVPATGSYLFTAEDAFTNEREVILVRCEEDPGVEAWVNNCTHEDQRLDRGSGAAMRDGQIICPRHGSMFDACSGACDNGEAAGTTLPDVDVAVEDGNVHLVDDSYSYLHEGGIERDGGPSSSSHIGF; encoded by the coding sequence ATGGACGACGGAACGCGGATTGCGAGCGTCGACGACGTGCCGGCGACCGGGTCGTACCTGTTCACCGCCGAGGACGCCTTCACCAACGAGCGAGAGGTCATCCTCGTGCGGTGCGAGGAGGACCCCGGCGTCGAGGCGTGGGTGAACAACTGCACGCACGAGGACCAGCGGCTGGACCGGGGGTCCGGCGCGGCCATGCGGGACGGACAGATCATCTGTCCGCGGCACGGGTCGATGTTCGACGCCTGCTCGGGCGCCTGCGACAACGGGGAGGCCGCCGGGACGACGCTCCCGGACGTCGACGTCGCGGTGGAGGACGGGAACGTCCACCTCGTCGACGACAGCTACAGCTATCTACACGAGGGCGGTATCGAGAGGGACGGCGGACCGAGTTCCTCCTCGCACATCGGGTTCTGA
- the sod gene encoding superoxide dismutase, giving the protein MSYELDPLPYDYDALEPHLSEQVLTWHHDTHHQGYVNGWNSAEETLESNREEGDFSSSGGALRNVTHNGSGHILHDLFWQNMSPEGGSEPSGDLADRIEEDFGSYDAWKGEFEAAAKDAGGWALLVYDSFSNQLRNVVVDKHDQGVLWGSHPILALDVWEHSYYHDYGPDRGDFIDNFFEVVDWEEPSSRYGEAVQLFE; this is encoded by the coding sequence ATGAGCTACGAACTCGATCCCCTCCCGTACGACTACGACGCACTGGAACCGCATCTCTCCGAGCAGGTGCTCACGTGGCATCACGACACCCACCATCAGGGCTACGTGAACGGCTGGAACAGCGCCGAAGAGACGCTGGAGTCCAACCGCGAGGAGGGCGACTTCTCCTCGTCGGGCGGCGCGCTTCGTAACGTCACCCACAACGGCTCGGGCCACATCCTCCACGACCTGTTCTGGCAGAACATGTCGCCGGAAGGAGGATCGGAGCCCTCGGGCGACCTCGCCGACCGCATCGAGGAGGACTTCGGCTCCTACGACGCCTGGAAGGGCGAGTTCGAGGCCGCCGCGAAGGACGCCGGCGGTTGGGCGCTCCTCGTCTACGATTCGTTCTCGAACCAGCTGCGGAACGTCGTCGTCGACAAACACGACCAGGGCGTACTCTGGGGTTCCCACCCCATCCTCGCGCTGGACGTCTGGGAGCACTCCTACTACCACGACTACGGTCCCGACCGTGGCGACTTCATCGACAACTTCTTCGAGGTCGTCGACTGGGAGGAACCCAGTTCCCGCTACGGCGAAGCCGTTCAGCTCTTCGAGTAA
- a CDS encoding pirin family protein, translating into MRRREAEDGFEGPVAGQTVRHGTGVNSNRAFPTDEYPSNLDPFVLFERFYVDPETGFPMHPHRGFEIVSYMLDGGMAHEDSLGVSHTAREGSAMHIAAGSGIEHAELPADDAGCSGLQLWVNLPREKKGMDASYADAEAAELPTVDRNGATVTTVVGEGSPLSPETPTEYLDVRVDDAWTWDAPDGWAGFVYGVSGTGTVDGEAFGAGDVLPMAEARPVELRSEEALRVVTVAGRPHGEPIRQRGPFVL; encoded by the coding sequence ATGAGAAGGCGCGAAGCCGAGGACGGGTTCGAGGGGCCCGTCGCCGGACAGACCGTCCGACACGGGACGGGCGTGAACTCGAACCGCGCGTTTCCGACCGACGAGTACCCCTCGAACCTCGACCCGTTCGTCCTGTTCGAGCGGTTCTACGTCGACCCAGAGACGGGGTTTCCGATGCACCCGCACCGCGGGTTCGAGATCGTCTCCTACATGCTCGACGGCGGAATGGCCCACGAGGACTCCCTCGGCGTCTCCCACACGGCCAGAGAGGGGAGCGCGATGCACATCGCCGCCGGGTCGGGCATCGAACACGCCGAACTCCCGGCCGACGACGCGGGGTGTAGCGGTCTCCAACTCTGGGTGAACCTCCCGCGCGAGAAGAAGGGGATGGACGCGTCGTACGCGGACGCCGAGGCGGCGGAACTCCCGACGGTCGACCGGAACGGAGCCACGGTCACGACGGTCGTCGGCGAGGGGTCGCCGCTGTCCCCCGAGACGCCGACGGAGTACCTCGACGTGCGCGTGGACGACGCGTGGACGTGGGACGCACCCGACGGCTGGGCGGGGTTCGTCTACGGCGTCTCCGGGACGGGGACGGTCGACGGCGAGGCGTTCGGCGCGGGCGACGTGCTCCCGATGGCCGAGGCGCGACCGGTCGAACTCCGGAGCGAGGAGGCCCTCCGCGTCGTCACCGTCGCCGGGCGACCGCACGGCGAACCGATCCGACAGCGCGGCCCGTTCGTGCTCTGA
- a CDS encoding helix-turn-helix domain-containing protein — protein MFIATIHFTQHRECVLRRLTAGVDAPIEIEIEELQNGVVTFVLRAGAHADDFQAELEATDRVEHVQRLDAENLLVTKPSCGAYSAIYRNHGTLRRSNTVSGRQREYNVLVFRRDHLRDVIDDLGEFGTVTLGRLTEFSDGADSPVTDRQREVATEALARGYYDWPRKITNERLAEELGISRATLHEHLRKAERTLLSAALSDGSGRTGRERVGRAEAE, from the coding sequence ATGTTCATCGCGACCATACACTTCACGCAGCACCGCGAGTGCGTGCTCAGGCGACTCACGGCGGGCGTCGACGCCCCCATCGAAATCGAAATCGAGGAGCTACAGAACGGCGTCGTCACGTTCGTCCTCCGGGCGGGGGCGCACGCCGACGACTTCCAGGCCGAACTCGAAGCGACCGACCGCGTCGAACACGTCCAGCGTCTCGACGCTGAGAACCTCCTCGTGACCAAGCCCTCCTGCGGGGCGTACTCCGCCATCTACCGGAACCACGGCACGCTCCGCCGGTCGAACACCGTCTCGGGGAGACAACGGGAGTACAACGTGCTCGTCTTCCGGCGCGACCACCTCCGGGACGTCATCGACGATTTGGGGGAGTTCGGAACCGTCACGCTTGGTCGGCTCACGGAGTTCAGCGACGGGGCGGACTCGCCCGTCACCGACCGCCAGCGGGAAGTCGCGACCGAAGCCCTCGCGCGCGGGTACTACGACTGGCCGCGGAAGATAACGAACGAGCGCCTCGCCGAGGAACTGGGCATCAGTCGCGCGACGCTGCACGAACACCTCCGGAAGGCCGAACGAACGCTCCTGTCGGCCGCGCTGTCCGACGGCAGCGGACGGACGGGCCGAGAACGGGTCGGACGGGCCGAGGCCGAGTGA
- a CDS encoding hydantoinase/oxoprolinase family protein — MTYNLGVDVGGTFTDVIVFDETTRELTIDKVLSTPANPDEGVLRGVEEATEKAGTSVAELDLLFHGTTVVTNMLLEETGSRVGLLTTEGHEDILHLARAWTPGPLYGWMGMEKPNPLADLADTRGVAGRIRSPGGEESEPLDEEGVREAVTDLADAGVEALTVALLNSYLNPAHEERIRDIAAEVAPDLPVSVSSDIVPEYGEYERTLTTVINDYARPTVIRYLDDLDDSLAAAGSSATMNVVRSDGGLMSSAAAKERPVELALSGPSGGVVGAATIAAKKGVPDVLTLDMGGTSTDVSLVEGGTPETTRRTKVGYREFTSRSVDVNTVGAGGGSIARVQLNGSLQVGPESAGADPGPACYGQGGEDPTVTDANVVLGRIPPSVRLGGRMELDREAARDAVATVAEERDTTVEEAAQAVLDIVNENMHGALRVVSVERGYDPREFGLVAFGGAGPMHANALADVMGAYPLVVPPGPGVMSAFGFLTSDVQNEFAETYLETEDDVDGDDVAEKLDALEAEADEWLASEGVDETDRSFEHYAECRYFRQDIQMSIPVDVTNLRGETGLAEIKGDFEARHDRRFGFSLDAPLEIASLRVVGKGAMQGVTIEKRETAGADPSDAEVDVAEVYFRGEYRETPVYDRGELRSGNRLDGPAVVVDDDSTLVVQPDHVARVDRYGNVEITRGESQ; from the coding sequence ATGACATACAACCTCGGGGTCGACGTCGGCGGGACGTTCACCGACGTCATCGTCTTCGACGAGACGACCCGCGAACTCACGATAGACAAGGTGCTCTCGACGCCCGCGAACCCCGACGAGGGGGTGCTCCGCGGCGTCGAGGAGGCGACGGAGAAGGCGGGGACGTCGGTGGCGGAACTGGACCTGCTGTTCCATGGCACGACGGTGGTGACGAACATGCTGTTGGAGGAGACGGGGTCGCGCGTCGGCCTCCTCACGACCGAGGGGCACGAGGACATCCTTCACCTGGCGCGGGCGTGGACGCCGGGACCGCTGTACGGGTGGATGGGCATGGAGAAGCCGAACCCGCTCGCAGACCTCGCGGACACGCGGGGCGTCGCCGGCCGGATTCGCTCGCCCGGCGGAGAAGAGTCCGAACCGCTGGACGAGGAGGGGGTCAGGGAGGCGGTCACCGACCTCGCCGACGCGGGGGTCGAAGCGCTGACCGTGGCGCTCTTGAACTCGTATCTGAACCCCGCCCACGAGGAGCGCATCCGCGACATCGCGGCGGAGGTGGCGCCCGACCTGCCGGTGTCCGTCTCCTCCGACATTGTCCCCGAGTACGGCGAGTACGAGCGGACGCTGACGACCGTCATCAACGACTACGCGCGCCCGACGGTCATCCGCTACCTCGACGACCTGGACGACTCGCTCGCGGCGGCGGGGTCGTCGGCGACGATGAACGTCGTCCGCTCGGACGGCGGGCTGATGAGTTCGGCGGCGGCCAAGGAGCGACCGGTCGAACTCGCGCTCTCCGGACCGAGCGGCGGGGTGGTCGGCGCGGCGACCATCGCCGCGAAGAAGGGTGTCCCCGACGTGCTGACGCTCGATATGGGCGGTACCTCGACGGACGTCTCGCTCGTCGAGGGCGGGACGCCGGAGACGACGCGGCGGACGAAGGTGGGCTACCGGGAGTTCACCTCCCGGTCGGTCGACGTGAACACCGTCGGCGCCGGCGGCGGCTCTATCGCCCGCGTCCAACTGAACGGCTCGCTACAGGTCGGCCCCGAGAGCGCGGGCGCCGACCCCGGCCCGGCCTGTTACGGGCAGGGCGGCGAGGACCCGACGGTGACCGACGCGAACGTCGTCCTCGGGCGCATCCCGCCGTCGGTCCGACTCGGCGGTCGGATGGAACTCGACCGGGAGGCCGCTCGCGACGCGGTGGCGACCGTCGCCGAGGAACGTGACACGACCGTCGAGGAGGCCGCCCAGGCCGTCCTCGACATCGTCAACGAGAACATGCACGGCGCGCTCCGGGTCGTCAGCGTCGAACGCGGCTACGACCCCCGCGAGTTCGGCCTCGTCGCCTTCGGCGGCGCCGGCCCGATGCACGCGAACGCCCTCGCGGACGTGATGGGCGCGTACCCCCTCGTCGTCCCCCCCGGCCCCGGCGTGATGTCCGCGTTCGGCTTTCTCACCTCCGACGTGCAGAACGAGTTCGCGGAGACGTACCTGGAGACGGAGGACGACGTCGACGGCGACGACGTGGCCGAGAAACTCGACGCCCTCGAAGCGGAAGCGGACGAGTGGCTGGCCTCCGAGGGCGTCGACGAAACCGACCGCTCCTTCGAACACTACGCCGAGTGCCGGTACTTCAGACAGGACATCCAGATGTCGATTCCGGTCGACGTGACGAACCTGCGCGGCGAGACGGGACTCGCGGAGATAAAGGGCGACTTCGAGGCGCGACACGACAGGCGGTTCGGTTTCTCGCTCGACGCGCCGTTGGAGATAGCGAGTCTCCGCGTCGTCGGGAAGGGAGCCATGCAGGGCGTCACCATCGAGAAACGGGAGACGGCCGGCGCCGACCCGAGCGACGCCGAAGTCGACGTCGCGGAGGTGTACTTCCGCGGCGAGTACCGGGAGACGCCCGTCTACGACCGCGGCGAACTCCGGTCGGGCAACAGGCTCGACGGACCGGCCGTCGTCGTCGACGACGACTCGACCCTCGTGGTCCAACCGGACCACGTCGCGCGGGTCGACCGCTACGGAAACGTCGAGATAACCAGAGGAGAGAGCCAATGA